A window from Opitutia bacterium ISCC 52 encodes these proteins:
- the mtnN gene encoding 5'-methylthioadenosine/S-adenosylhomocysteine nucleosidase — protein MSRSSSPPTLILGAMPSEVRLINERLTRRSEGKLECFPYYQGKIGKQKVVVAVTGVGVTNGAMVAALFIHHFQPTELIVSGTGSLFNPRIRTGDTLISKKTIHHAAGTLTAKGMIYRKVRGPLPNQMTHWAYPPDPKLFKLAKAAVKSYEPESVTVDGKTYTPSVFPGVVSASDLFGVSQAKINDMRKKLNPDIMEMESAAIAQVCHQLGTPHVVFRAGSNRTQVNPGDAYRKVGQTAASAAARWTIHFVNYLGELRSAK, from the coding sequence ATGTCTCGATCTTCGTCTCCACCTACACTCATCCTGGGAGCAATGCCGTCGGAAGTACGGCTCATAAACGAGCGGCTGACCCGCCGCAGTGAGGGTAAGCTAGAGTGCTTCCCCTACTACCAAGGGAAGATTGGGAAGCAGAAAGTCGTAGTCGCCGTCACAGGCGTCGGTGTCACGAACGGAGCAATGGTTGCCGCCCTGTTCATCCATCACTTCCAACCGACCGAATTGATCGTCTCAGGCACCGGATCTCTCTTCAACCCGCGTATCCGAACCGGCGATACTCTTATTTCAAAAAAGACGATTCACCACGCGGCCGGCACACTGACTGCCAAGGGCATGATCTACCGTAAGGTTCGTGGGCCGCTACCCAACCAGATGACCCACTGGGCCTACCCACCCGATCCTAAACTTTTCAAATTAGCCAAAGCAGCGGTCAAAAGCTACGAGCCCGAGTCCGTCACCGTTGATGGCAAAACTTACACGCCTTCTGTATTTCCCGGTGTGGTTTCGGCCAGCGATCTATTTGGTGTGTCCCAGGCCAAGATCAACGACATGCGCAAGAAGCTGAATCCAGACATTATGGAAATGGAGAGCGCGGCGATCGCCCAGGTCTGCCATCAGCTAGGCACACCACACGTCGTATTTCGCGCCGGAAGCAATCGCACCCAGGTGAATCCTGGAGACGCCTATCGAAAAGTCGGACAAACCGCAGCCTCGGCAGCCGCACGCTGGACCATTCACTTTGTAAACTACCTCGGAGAACTTCGCTCGGCTAAATGA